A part of Paramisgurnus dabryanus chromosome 15, PD_genome_1.1, whole genome shotgun sequence genomic DNA contains:
- the LOC135782397 gene encoding gamma-crystallin M2-like, translating into MGKVIFYEDRNFQGRSYECNSDCADMSSYLSRCHSCRVESGCFMMYDHPNYMGHQYFFKRGEYADYMSMFGMSNWIRSCRMIPMHRGSYRMRIYERENFMGQMHEMMDDCDNIMDRYRMSQCQSCHVMDGHWLMYEQPHYRGRMWYVRPGEYRNFSNMGGMRFMSMRRIMDSWY; encoded by the exons ATGGGCAAG GTAATCTTTTATGAGGACAGGAACTTTCAGGGTCGCTCTTATGAGTGTAATAGCGACTGTGCTGACATGTCCTCCTATCTGAGCCGCTGTCACTCCTGTAGAGTAGAGAGCGGATGCTTCATGATGTACGATCATCCAAACTACATGGGACACCAGTATTTCTTTAAGAGGGGCGAGTATGCCGATTACATGTCTATGTTTGGAATGAGCAACTGGATTAGATCCTGCCGCATGATCCCCATG CACAGAGGATCCTACAGAATGAGGATCTATGAGAGGGAGAACTTCATGGGTCAGATGCACGAGATGATGGACGACTGTGACAACATCATGGACCGCTACCGCATGTCTCAATGTCAGTCCTGTCATGTGATGGACGGTCACTGGCTCATGTATGAGCagcctcactacagaggcaggATGTGGTACGTCAGGCCTGGAGAGTACAGGAACTTCAGCAATATGGGTGGCATGAGATTCATGAGCATGAGACGTATCATGGATTCCTGGTACTAG